TGGATAAAAACCGCCCTGATCCAGAATTTTACCTTAATATGCGAGAATTGAACGACTTATGCGGaaataaagaacaaaaaatcgacGTAAATGACCTTTTGAAGCTCGATTCGGATCGTTGTGAAATTCTTCAAAGCGTAAAACTGAAAGTCAAACCGCCGAATAACGAAAAGGTCGTCTTCAAAGTTGATAAAAGACGATTTATGGAAGAAACGTTATTACGCACCAATGAAATTCTTTcggaaaaagtcgaaaaagcCAAAACTGTGATAGTTGAGTTCAGTTCACCAAATATTGCAAAGCCTTTTCACGTTGGTCACTTACGTTCAACGATAATTGGCAACTTTTTGTCGAACCTTAACGAGCATTTGGGACATCGCGTGCATCGACTCAACTATTTGGGCGATTGGGGCACGCAATTTGGGTATTTAAACGTTGGCGTCGACTTGAAAGGATTCACAGAGAACGAAATTCAGGCGAAACCCATCGAGAAATTGTACGAAGCTTATGTTTATGCGAATCAAATGAGTGAAAAGGATCccgaaattcacaaaaaagcgatggaaatcttcaaaaatttagaaagcgGAAGTTATGACAAACTTGAAAGATGGAAttcgtataaaaaattcactgtGGATGAGTTGACACGATTGTACGAGAGACTAAATGTTCATTTCGACGAATATCATTGGGAATCGATGTACGGAATAAATGCAGTTCAGAATGTCGTGAGACAATTAAGTGACACGGGAGTGCTAAGTGACTCGGAAGACGGGCGAAAAATCGCAAAAGTTGGCGATAGAGTAGTTCCTGTGGTCAAAAGTGATGGCACAACGTTGTACTTGACACGCGATATCGCCGCTTACATAGATCgctatgaaaaattcaactttg
The sequence above is drawn from the Culicoides brevitarsis isolate CSIRO-B50_1 chromosome 1, AGI_CSIRO_Cbre_v1, whole genome shotgun sequence genome and encodes:
- the LOC134838036 gene encoding probable arginine--tRNA ligase, mitochondrial isoform X1 produces the protein MSSQIRTLISRKITEAIKHDVGVASQISTMLELDKNRPDPEFYLNMRELNDLCGNKEQKIDVNDLLKLDSDRCEILQSVKLKVKPPNNEKVVFKVDKRRFMEETLLRTNEILSEKVEKAKTVIVEFSSPNIAKPFHVGHLRSTIIGNFLSNLNEHLGHRVHRLNYLGDWGTQFGYLNVGVDLKGFTENEIQAKPIEKLYEAYVYANQMSEKDPEIHKKAMEIFKNLESGSYDKLERWNSYKKFTVDELTRLYERLNVHFDEYHWESMYGINAVQNVVRQLSDTGVLSDSEDGRKIAKVGDRVVPVVKSDGTTLYLTRDIAAYIDRYEKFNFDEIYYIVDNGQNDHFTALFNIIQQLKLPFAGRGTHIKFGRINGMSTRKGSAIFLKDILDEARDIMYEKQVQSATTKIDISNTNEASTDILGTSAIIINDLKQRRNNQYTFNWDNALQTNGDSGIKLQYTHCRLCSLEENSGASIANDVNVDFLQEPEAVSVVIELGKFPEAIARAHKTQEACVIVNYLFSLCNTTSKALKKLNIKQEPNEERKSQRQLLFNRVKLTLNVGMRILGLKPLTRM
- the LOC134838036 gene encoding probable arginine--tRNA ligase, mitochondrial isoform X2, encoding MLELDKNRPDPEFYLNMRELNDLCGNKEQKIDVNDLLKLDSDRCEILQSVKLKVKPPNNEKVVFKVDKRRFMEETLLRTNEILSEKVEKAKTVIVEFSSPNIAKPFHVGHLRSTIIGNFLSNLNEHLGHRVHRLNYLGDWGTQFGYLNVGVDLKGFTENEIQAKPIEKLYEAYVYANQMSEKDPEIHKKAMEIFKNLESGSYDKLERWNSYKKFTVDELTRLYERLNVHFDEYHWESMYGINAVQNVVRQLSDTGVLSDSEDGRKIAKVGDRVVPVVKSDGTTLYLTRDIAAYIDRYEKFNFDEIYYIVDNGQNDHFTALFNIIQQLKLPFAGRGTHIKFGRINGMSTRKGSAIFLKDILDEARDIMYEKQVQSATTKIDISNTNEASTDILGTSAIIINDLKQRRNNQYTFNWDNALQTNGDSGIKLQYTHCRLCSLEENSGASIANDVNVDFLQEPEAVSVVIELGKFPEAIARAHKTQEACVIVNYLFSLCNTTSKALKKLNIKQEPNEERKSQRQLLFNRVKLTLNVGMRILGLKPLTRM